In Amycolatopsis sp. FBCC-B4732, the genomic stretch CGGACTGGACGCCCGGCTCGCACCTCGACCTCGTCCTGCCCGGCGGGCTGACCCGGCAGTACTCGCTGTGCGGCGACCGCTGGGACCCGCGGCGCTACCGGCTCGGGATCCTGCGGGAACCCGGCGGCCGCGGCGGTTCGGCCCGCGTGCACGACGAGCTGGCCGTCGGCGACGAGGTCGGCGTGGGCGGGCCGCGCAACAACTTCCCGCTGGTGCCCTCGCCGGAGTACCTGTTCGTCGCCGGCGGCATCGGGATCACGCCGCTGCTGCCGATGGTGCAGCAGGCCGAGCTGCTCGGCGCGCGGTGGCGGCTGCTCTACGGCGGGCGGAACCGCGCGGCGATGGCGTTCCTCGACGAGCTCGGCGCGTACGGCGAGCACGTCGAGGTCCGGCCCCAGGACGAACACGGCCTGCTCGACCTGGCGGGCTTCCTCGGCGAGCCCCGCCCGGGGGTGAAGATCTACGCCTGCGGCCCGGCGCCGCTGCTGGGCGCGATCGAGCGGGTCTGCGCGGCGTGGCCGCCCCGCACCTTGCGCACCGAACGGTTCGCCGTCGACGACTCCGCCGCACCCGCCCGGGCCACGCCGTTCGAGGTCGAACTGGCCCGCACCGGCGTGCGCGTCACCGTGCCGGTCGGGACGAGCGTGCTCGACGCCGTGGCCGGCGCGGGCGTCGAAGTCCTGTCGTCCTGCCGCCAGGGCACGTGCGGCACGTGC encodes the following:
- a CDS encoding PDR/VanB family oxidoreductase, with translation MTLMNTLRVHRKSVAADGVVALELAAPDGGRLTDWTPGSHLDLVLPGGLTRQYSLCGDRWDPRRYRLGILREPGGRGGSARVHDELAVGDEVGVGGPRNNFPLVPSPEYLFVAGGIGITPLLPMVQQAELLGARWRLLYGGRNRAAMAFLDELGAYGEHVEVRPQDEHGLLDLAGFLGEPRPGVKIYACGPAPLLGAIERVCAAWPPRTLRTERFAVDDSAAPARATPFEVELARTGVRVTVPVGTSVLDAVAGAGVEVLSSCRQGTCGTCETTVLAGRPEHRDAILEDHERAAADCMFVCVSRSLSDRLVLDL